The following nucleotide sequence is from Borrelia coriaceae.
GAATGTCTGCTGTAACTTTCTCAGGACCAAGCTTAGTTTCCCTCACCTCAATACTAAATTCTTTAATATGAATTGATGTGTAAAGATCTTCTTTTACAATCCGCTCAGAAATTAATATAGCATCTTCATAATTAAATCCATTCCAAGGAATAAAACCAACCAACAAATTATTTCCAAGTGCCAACTCGCCATACCTAGTAGCAGGACCATCAGCTATGATCTCACCCTTTTGAACTACCAGGCCCTCCCTAACTAAAACTGAATGATTAAAAGAAGTATCCTGATTTGTCCTTTCATATTTAGCAAGTTCATATTCATCTAAATCATTTTCATCAGTAGCATCCTCAGGCTTGATAATCACCTTTTGACTCGTTGCTAATACAACTGTGCCTGCTCTCTTGGCCTTAATTACAACACCAGAATCCTTTGCTACTATTCTTTCCATACCAGTGCCAACAATAGGAGGTTGTGGAAATAATAAAGGAACTGCCTGTCGTTGCATATTTGAACCCATAAGAGCACGGTTTGCATCATTATGTTCAAGAAAAGGTATTAATGCTGACGAAACAGAAATTAACTGTCTAGGTGAAACATCCATAAAATCGATATTTTTAGGAATCATTGTGGTATAATCACCAGAAACCCTAACAGAAATTAAATCATCAATATAGTTATTCGCATCATTAACAGCAGCATTTGCTTGAGCAATACATTTTTTCTCTTCATCAATTGCAGACAAATACTCAATCTCATCAGTAACCTTGCCATCAATCACTTTTCTATAAGGAGTCTCTAAAAAACCATAATCATTGACCTTTGCATAAGTAGCTAAAGACACAATAAGACCAATATTTGGTCCCTCAGGAGTTTCAATAGGACACATCCTACCATAATGAGTATAATGAACATCTCTTACTTCAAAACCTGCACGATCTCTTGATAGTCCTCCAGGACCTAAAGCATTAAGACGCCTTTTATGGGTCAATTCAGCTAAAGGATTAACCTGATCCATAAATTGTGAAAGCTGACTAGTTGCAAAAAATTCTTTAACAGCAGAAACAATAGGCTTAACACTTATCAATTCTTGCGGCTTAAGGTTAAACACCTCTTTATTAGACATTCTATCCTTTGCAATTTTCTCTACCCTTGACATTGCACCTTTATATATATTTGTAAGCAACTCACCAACAGAACGAACTCTTCTATTTCCAAGATGATCAATATCGTCAAGAACATCATGCCCATCATATATTCTTAAAAGATGAGATATCGTATTTACTATATCTGTCATAGTAAGAACTGAGGTCGTCAAATCATCAAGACCAAACTTTTTAGAAAGTTTGTATCGTCCTACATGACCAAGATCATATCTCTTCTCTGAAAAAAATACTGTTCTTAAATCATTCTCAGCATTATCAATGGATATGGGCTCTCCAGGTAAAAGCACACTATAAACCGCAAGCATTACAGATTCCCTTGAAAGCTCTTTAAAGCCATCCTTTAAAGAGAAATAAGCATCTTCTTTTTCGAAACAATTCAAAATAACATCAGAACTGATAAAATATTTCCCAGGAACACTATCATAACCATCAAAATCAATAAGGTCTATCTCCTTTACCCCATTCTGCAAGAAATCTTCAATATCTTGCAAAGTTATCTTGTCACCTGCCCGATAAGTCATATTTTCTTTTATAACAATGTTTACCGCTAAATATTGCCCTGTAATTTCTCTCTTAGTCCCTTCATTTACCTCAATTTTTCTAATCTTATAAAACGTTTCAATTATTTTTTCTCTAGTATCAAGACCCAAAGCTCTTAAGAAAAGAGTAACAAGTATTCTTTTTTTTCTGTCTATCTTAACATAAAGGTAATCTTTCTTTGAATCGATCTCAAATTCTAACCAAGAACCCCGATAAGGAATAATACGAGCATAATATAAGTCTTTTTCCTTGTAAAAAACAACTCCAGGGGATCTGTGAATTTGCGATACAATTACTCTTTCAGCACCATTAACAATAAAAGTTCCTCTATCAGTCATCAAAGGAATAGTCCCCATATAGACATCTTTTTGCCTTATCTCTCCTGTTGTTAGAAACTGCAAATTTAATCTTATCTTTAAAACAGCCTCATAACTCTGCCCCTTCCTTTTGCATTCTTTTTCAGTAAAACTAAGAGAATCATATTCAATATAATATTTTTCATATTCAAGCGAAACTTCACCATTGCTACTTTTCATAGGAAAAGTGTCCCTAAAAACAGATTCAAGGCCTTCATTAAGCAAAGGTTTATTATTTTTTAATCTATCAAGCTGCAAAAATTTTTCATAAGAATTCAATTGTATTTCTATTAGGTTAGGTAAGTCTAAGATTTCTTTGGCTTTTCCTTGTCCTAGATGAACCCTTTTTATCATTAAAAGACTCCTTTTTTAAGACACAATAAACCACATGTCACTAAAACGACATGTGGGATAACAAATTTGACACATTCTTAATGTTTTATTTAATTTCAACTTTTGCACCAACTGCTTCCAGTTTCTTCTTTATATCCTCAGCATCTGCTTTTGAAACACCTTCCTTAACTGCCTTAGGAGCAGCTTCAACTAAAGCTTTAGCCTCTCCAAGTCCAAGCCCAGTAACAGCTCTTACCTCTTTAATAACGTTTATCTTACTATCTCCAAAAGACATAAGCATTACATCAAATTCTGTTTGCTCCTCAGCACCACCAACATCAGCACCAGGTGCAGCAGCAACAGCAACTGCAGCAGCAGTAACTCCAAATTTTTCCTCAATAGCTGTTATAAGCTCAACAACTTCAGATGTTTTAGCTCCCTCAAGCCACGTTAAAATATCTTCTTTACTTAGTGCCATATTAACTTAACTCCTTTCCATATTATTTTCAATAGTGATAGCATGCACTATATTAAGACTAACACTATTTTGATTACACTTTAATATCAGACAAAGCTTTTAGAGTTCTCGCAAGTTTTGAAATTGGGGCTTTAAGCACACTCATAAATAAAGAAATAGCCTCTTTCTTAGTAGGAAGTTTACTATACGCATTAAGCTTAGCCTCATCATAAACTTCTCCTAAAACAAAACCTCCCTTAACTTTTAAAGTGCTAGTTTTAACAAACTCATAAAAAATTTTTGCAATCACATTAGCCTCATCAACAGCAGTAACAACAGCTGTTGGACCTAAAAGATAAGGATCAAGGCCTTCTATTTGCTTGTCTTTTAAAACTCGCTTCATTATACTATTTTTTACAACCCTTAATTCCCCTTGCTCACTTTCAACTCTATTTCTCAACTCAGTAAGCTTTGTTACCGTTAATCCTCTATAATCTAGAAAAAAAATATTATCCTTATCCTCTAAAAATTCTTTAAATGAATTAAACATTTCAACCTTTTTAGGATTTATCTTTGTACGCATAACTTAACTCCTAAACAAAATCAATCTTCACAGAAGGTCCCATGGTAGATGAAATATAAACACTATCCACAAAAATACCCTTTAAATCACTTGGTCGTCTTTTAAGTAATGCCTTAATAAATTCATTATAATTTTCCTTTACTTTTTCATTATCCATAGAAGACTTACCAACAGAAAAATTGATAACACCATTCTTATTTGCCCTAAACTCTGTACGACCCTTCTTAAGACTAGCTATTGTACCTTTTAAATCATTCGTAATAGTTTGTGTCTTAGGATTTGGCATCAAGCCCCTCTTACCTAAAATGGGACCAAGCCTCCCCACATCCTTCATCATATCAGGTGTTGCAACAACAATATCAAAATCACTAAATCCACCCTTAACCTTATTAATAAGATCCTCATCTCCAACATAAGCAGCACCAGCTTCTTTTGCCTCTTCAGCTTTATCACCCTTTGCAAAAACAAGTATGCGTTTCTCTTTCATAAACTGATTTGGCAAAACAACTGTATCTCTAACTGTATGATTTTTCTTTAAATTAAGATTAACAGATACATCGATAGTCTCATCAAATTTAACAAATTTGATTGCTTTTAATAAGGATATTGCATCATCTATACTGTAAGATTTAAGCTTATCTACTTTAGATAGAGCTTGTATATATTTTTTTCCACTCTTAGCCATTATTTCTCCACCTCAACACCTATAGAACGGGCACTACCTGCAATTATCTTAAATGCAGCCGACTCAGTTTTTGCATTTAAATCAGGCATTTTAATCCTTGCAATCTCCATTAATTTCTCTTTCGATATAGTTCCAACCTTATCTGTATTCGATCTCTTAGAACCTGCCTCTATTCCAACAGCCTTCTTAATTAAAACTGAAGCCGGTGGAGTTTTTACAATAAATGAAAAACTCTTATCACTGTACACAGTAATAATGACAGGAACAATAATACCTGGCTCCATTTTAGCTGTTTTTTCATTAAATTCTTTAACAAACTGAGGACCACTAACACCATGAGGTCCAAGAGCTTGACCTATCTTAGCTCCCGGAGCAGCTTGAGCAGCTGGAACTTGAAGCTTAATCCAAGCAACTTCTTTCTTTTTCTTAGACATAAATAACTCCTTATGGTAATAACGCCTTTAAGCTCCCATTAATACATGAATTATTAAATTTTTTCTATATGCTGAAAATCAACTTCAACAGGAGTTGATCTTCCAAAAATTTGAACTGCAACTTTCAATTTCTTTTTTTCATAATCGATAGACCCAATAACTCCTTCAAAAGAATCAAAAGGACCCCCTTTAATTTTAACTCTCTCACCCTCTTCAAAATCATAAAGCATAAAAATAGATTTATCTGCCTTAATCTCTCCAGCAAGCATAAAAACACTCTTAACTTCTTCATCACTAATTGGAAGTGGTTTTTGCTCCTTACCTGTGCCAACAAAATTCACAACACCTGGTATCTTAATAATATTAGCTACAGTGCTTTTCCATTCCTGTTCAGGAAGATCCAACTCAATTAGAATATAACCCGGCCAAATTTTTCTCTCTCGTATACGCTTTTTCCCATTTTTTATCTCTTCTACCCTTTCAATAGGAGCCTTAACATCTAAAACATTACCACCAAAAACACCCTCGCTGATCAAAAGCTTTACCTCTTGTTCTATCTTTTTCTCATACTGAGAGAAAGTTTGCAATACATACCAGGCCCTGGACATAATCTTTCCTTAAAATATATAAGTTATAGCAAGATACATAATATAATCTACTATACCTAAAAAAACAGAAATAAAAACAACCAACCAAAAAACTTGTTTTCCACTACCTATTACTTCACTATATTTAGGCCATGTTATTTTCTTAAGTTCTAAAATACTATCTTTAACAAATTTAAACATTAAAAAGCCCCTCTTAACAATACAGACAACAGGTCAGGAGGGACTCGAACCCCCAACATGCGGTTTTGGAGACCGCCATTCTACCTTTGAACTACTGACCTATCACTTTAATTATTTTATTTTGCCTTCTTTATGAAGAGTATGCTTCCTGAGACTTGGACAATACTTCCTCAATTCTAACTTCTCTTGTTTATTACGCCTATTTTTAGTAGTCGTATAATTTCTAATTCCTGTTTCCTCACATACTAAAGCTATAAGTTCAACAGCACCTTTACCTTTTTTTTTGCCCATAAAACACTCCTGCCTACAAAAAGCCCTCAATCGGATTTGAACCGACGACCGCCACCTTACCATGGTGATGCTCTACCACCTGAGCTATAAGGGCATTACTTCCCTTTATAATAAACTCTTATATCATGTTAATTTATTATCTGAAAAAAGACAAGCCCCTAAATTATATTTATAAACTCTTTATTTAATAATAACAAGCCTACCTTTTCTTAAAAGATCAATATTATTCTTATTTGAAAATATCCTATTAATAGAATACTCATCAAGTATGATATCTGAATGATTTTTACCATAAACGCCTTTAACAATCAACCTTAAAGGATAATCTCCAACTCTATCCTTATTTTTATAAGCAATGTCATTAGTATATTCAAGCATTCCCCATTCTCTAAGAGCATCCGGCTCAACCATTTTCATATCAAAATAAAGCCTCAAATTCTCATCATAAATCTTAATAAAAAAAGCATCTGTTAATTTTACAAAACTACCTAAAGATGATTTGTAATCATCACCCGCATAAATAATAATGCCAGTATAAACGAACCCATCAACATTTGTACTAATCAATGGATAAAAAGCTTTATAAGGCTTATTGTGAGATAAAAATAAATTCATAAAATCAGGAAAAAAAGAAAGCTCATATCTAACAGTTATGCTTCTCAAGTCCTCTGAATACTTAGTATATCCTCTTTTTAAAATACTATCAAGGCCTGAAAAATAAAGTATTAAGTGAGGATCATAATCAAAATAATCTTTAAAAGTATTATCAGAATCAATGATCATTTCAAAAAGAGACTGTCTTATTAAAGTATCTTTTAAATCATGAACACTAAATACTAATCTAGATGTAGAATCAAATCCAACTCTACCAAATTTGTCTTCATCTACTGGTTTAATAATATCAAAATAAATAACCTTTGTATCCCAATCAATTGTTCTCTTTATGCTAGACTTAGATAAAGAATCATTTATAATAGAGACATTAGAATAAAATAAAAATAAAAAATTTAAAAGATTATTTAATAAGTTCATATTAAATCTCCCTATTTTTTCCCCAAATAAACACCTATCCAAGCCCAACCATTATTAATTTCTGGATCTTTTGGATAAGAAATTTTCTTAAAAACAAAATACCATTCCCAAATGTGCTCCCACCCACTTGAACCAAGATAAGATGTATCATCACTAGAATCAGCCTCAAAACTACTTGCAAACTGTATTCCATTTTTTCGTCTACTTCCAAGCTTAATCATCGTTGTCAAAAAACTATCCGTATTAATTGCATTGCTTCTACCCCCTCTTTGATCCCAACTCTGAATAAAAAAATTATGTTTATCCCTTATACTCAACAATTTTGCAGTATTTCCAGCAAAAATATATCTCTTAATATCTTGAATTAAATCATTTAAATTTCTATAAATTACAAAATCTGGATTATTATAATAATTAATTTTAGTAATAACTCCAGAATAGTCTATTGAATCTATTCTTAAATCTGACCTTGGTATTGAAAGCAATTGTTTATAATAAAAATATGCTTCATCATAACTTTGAATGCTCTCTAAGCTCAAAGCAAGATTATAATAATAATTGCCTCTATCTGAATTGGTAAGATTCTCAGCATTATTATTAAGCAAAAATTTGTAATAACGTATTTTATGCCCAGCTTCAATATTTAAATTGATAATCCTTTTGGCAATATCTAATTTTACAGAACTACTTTCATAAATGTAATCATCAAAATTATCAACAACATATCTATAACAAGTAAAAGCCACTGAGTCTTCTTTAATTGCAGAATATATATTACCCATCAAATAAAAATACAAAGGATAATATTCTCTATTCTCATCATTAGCAATTCCTTGATTTACAGACTTTAAAGCCTCATTATAATCTTTATTGCGCATATGAATATCCACTATTCTATCAACAATAAGAAATTTATCTAAACCCTTTTTATTTGACTCTTCTAAAAGATCTACAAGACTTTGAATTTCGCTTTGCTTAATCTTATAACAGCTAAAAACCAGCACTAACCCAAATACTTGAATTAATAACTTCATTGTTTTTATTATATAATAAAGGTCATGCATAACAAAACACATCTTAAAGCCAATACAAACTATCAGGATTTTAACATGAATATAAAATTAATTTATATTTTACTACTCATATTACTGCTATCTTGTTTTGATAACAACAATAAATACGGTATCGTTCTAGATTCAAAGGATAGAGAAAAATTACCAAACGGATCACTTGTCAAAATAGAAAATATAAATCAAGAGAAAAAAACAATAATAATAAACTACAATGGGATAAAGTTTATTGTACACAAGTTTACAATAGAAGAATTTCAAACAAAAGAAGAAGCAAAAAACTTTCAATTAAGTATTCAACCATACTTAAGCAAATATGCTACAAGCAAAAGAGATTTATTGCCCTTAAGAAGGTCTCCAGACAGCTATCAAGAAAATATAATCTATAGGATCCCAAAAGATGCTATATTAAAAATAATACATATCGGAGAAGAAACAGAAGCAGGTTCGCTTAAAGGAAGATGGCTACATGTTTTAACAAAAGACGGGTATAAAGGTTACGTCTTTGACTACGCACTCGAAGTTTTCGATAATATTACAGGTATAATGCTCACTAATCCACTAGATCAAGCATTACAAACTGACATAATTAACAAATTTAAAAACATTAAATACCTAAGACCACTTTACTATGAAACAATGATCGCCAACAATACTTATGACACTAACCTACTAAGAGAAGATCATGGATTATTCTTTACTCCAAAAAATGAAATAAAAATTAATATACCTGAACTAAGTGTAAATTTCAAGTTTGACATTGTTGAAGAGGTTAAACCTAATGGATTTTTATTTAGATCTAAAACTGCAGAGAAAGATTTTATCTTTTTATCAAAAGAAGATCAAAATTACTATAAATTAATCATAAAAGTTAAAGAGAATAACCTCGAATCAAGACTAGCCATCATTGAACAAAATATTACAAAAATTATCCTTGAAGCAGAAAAACAAAATCAAAATCTCATAAATAGACTAACATCGTACGGAACCTTAATTAACAAACAATACGGAAATATTGAATTTAAAAGCGATAAAACTTTCATTTGGAAAATAGACAAAGAAATTTATAATTTCCCAAATGCCGGAACATTCGAAATAATAGGACTAAGCCCAAATTTACAAATATCATATAAACAAGCTATTAAATTAATAAATAAAGAGGGGAAAAAATATTTCTGTCTATTAGACTATACAGAAAATGCTTTACAACTTATATTCATATCCCCTAAAAATGTAAAAGATGATTTAATAATCATTGATGACAAAGATAAAATCGCAGTTATACTGTTTAATAATGCTCAGGCTCATCAAGATACACTTACAAAACAATCTCAAGGAAGACTTTAAAGGTTAGAATTAATGAAAATAATACTCATATTACTAACACAATTTATTACCTTATTACATGCAAATGAAGATACAAAAATAATAAAAGAATTATCAAAAACAATTTATAATTTTAGCAATAAAGAGTATGAAATAAACAAAGAAAAGTTAGATAGATTTATAGAATCAATAGACCTAAATAACATCAAAATCGTAAAAGAATTACAAAAAATAAAAAATGATTTTTTAATGACATCTGTGTACTTTCAAAATACAAAGGGTACTTTAATAGCCCTAACTCTCTCAGCAGAAATAAATTTTCAATACAAAATATCACCACTATCAATCTCTATAATAAATAATGATTTTAAAACCACAAAAGCACTAATAGACTATGGTATCCAAATTAATAGAATAGATGAAACAAAATATCCATCAATATTTTGGGCAATATACTTAAACAATGAAAAAATATTTAATCTTTTAAAAGAAAAAGGAGCTGATTTAAGCCTTACGCTTACAAATGGGAAAACACCTATACAAGCTACAATAGAGGTAGAAAATACTAGCTTAATTGAGATATTACTTAAAAAAAATGCTTATATTAAAGATGAATACAAAAAAGAAATTCAAAACTTAAAAAATAAAAACATCATAAATATTCTAAAAAGATATAATATAATCTAACATTAAACAACTCAGTACTCACAAGACATTTCAATATTTTTATCACTCGAAATAAGATTTTCATGATAATCATCGGCAAAAAATTTTTGTCATGTTCTTCTAATGCATTAATTTCAAGCAATTTCAAACTTCAATCTGTATTGATTAATTTAGAATATTCATACAATCAATCCTCTCTCCAAAACCAGACTTACTTTTTTGTACTAATAATAAATATTATTACCAAAGTTTATATTTAATAAAAAATCTAGTAAGATTTATTATGATATAGATAATATTTTTCAAACTCGCAAAGGAAAAATTTATGAATACAAAAGTAAAGTTCTCCCTAAACATACCTATTGGAATATTGCTTGGATTATTTTTTCCCTCTGAAGCTTACAACACGCTTTCACATATCTTTATAAGATTAACCTATATATCCTTAATTCCATTTTTAATATTTTCAATTCCACTTGGCATAGAAAACATTATTGAAAATAAAAAATTCAGCAAATTGTTTGGAAAAACAATTTATTATGGCATTTTAATTAACATTATAGGAATAATTATCTCAATTACAGTTGCAATCATATATCTACCACAAAGAATTCCAATACTAGATAAAAATATTCAAAATATATATATGTTTGATCAAACAGCATTTCTTGAAACATTTTTTCCAAAAAATATCTTTACAATACTTACAAACAATAATCCAAATCTTTTAAGTATTTATATTATCTCAATCATTATTGGCACTAGTTTTTACTACGCAAAGCAAAAGGGGCGAATTGCTAGAGAGCTTATCTTAAGCCTTTCAAACCTTTTTTATAATGCTAACGGAATAGTTGTTAAAATATTAAATTTCGGCATTATTTTTATCACAGCAGCATATACTACAAACTTAAAAAATTTTAAAAATTATCAATACTACATAGATAGCATAATGCTTTTATCCTCATGGACAATTATTATTATCCTAATAATAATTCCAATGATTAGTTATCGATTAACTAAAAATTTTAAATTATCATATAAGAACATATTAATATCTATCCAAAATATAATATTTGCAGGTTTGACAATGGATGCTTATACGCCCTATGCATTTTTAATAGAAGACATAAAAAATGAAAAAATAAACATAAAAAAATCGATAATTACAAACATACCTATAATCAACTTTATTTCTAAAACCGGAACAATTTTCATTTCTACAATTTCATTTTTTATTATTTTAAAATCTTATTCAAGCTTACCCATATCAATTTATGAAATAAGCTACATGAGCATATTGGCATTTCTCTTTATTTTCGCATTTCCACACATACCAAACAGTTTAATTTACATAATTACAATGCTATGTTCAACTTACACAAAAGGAATTGAACTTAGCTACTCTAACATAATGCCAATACTTCCAATTTTAGCATCTCTAGCTTTAATGATCGATTTCACATCCAATATTGCAATAATACAAATAATCGATTTCAATGAATTACAAGATACATAATGTTTAATCTTTAAATAAATATTAATATGCTCTTGCAAATAAAACAAGATACTTGGCTGCTGTACTGCAATAAATACAGGTCAAGTCATTTAAAGATCTATTTTTAAACTCTTCAGGAATGCATCGTATTGTAGCCTTTGTATCGTTTTTAATACTCTCTTCACAGACTTCATTTCCACACCAAGAAGAGAGAACAAATCCTAAATCTTCATTAATATAAGTTTTAAAAGTAGCATAATCATTTTCTTTAAACCCAATAATTTCCTTGGTATGCAAATTTCTAAACTCCAATGCTCTATTAAATAATTCACACTGCATAGTTTCAAGCTCA
It contains:
- the rpoB gene encoding DNA-directed RNA polymerase subunit beta produces the protein MIKRVHLGQGKAKEILDLPNLIEIQLNSYEKFLQLDRLKNNKPLLNEGLESVFRDTFPMKSSNGEVSLEYEKYYIEYDSLSFTEKECKRKGQSYEAVLKIRLNLQFLTTGEIRQKDVYMGTIPLMTDRGTFIVNGAERVIVSQIHRSPGVVFYKEKDLYYARIIPYRGSWLEFEIDSKKDYLYVKIDRKKRILVTLFLRALGLDTREKIIETFYKIRKIEVNEGTKREITGQYLAVNIVIKENMTYRAGDKITLQDIEDFLQNGVKEIDLIDFDGYDSVPGKYFISSDVILNCFEKEDAYFSLKDGFKELSRESVMLAVYSVLLPGEPISIDNAENDLRTVFFSEKRYDLGHVGRYKLSKKFGLDDLTTSVLTMTDIVNTISHLLRIYDGHDVLDDIDHLGNRRVRSVGELLTNIYKGAMSRVEKIAKDRMSNKEVFNLKPQELISVKPIVSAVKEFFATSQLSQFMDQVNPLAELTHKRRLNALGPGGLSRDRAGFEVRDVHYTHYGRMCPIETPEGPNIGLIVSLATYAKVNDYGFLETPYRKVIDGKVTDEIEYLSAIDEEKKCIAQANAAVNDANNYIDDLISVRVSGDYTTMIPKNIDFMDVSPRQLISVSSALIPFLEHNDANRALMGSNMQRQAVPLLFPQPPIVGTGMERIVAKDSGVVIKAKRAGTVVLATSQKVIIKPEDATDENDLDEYELAKYERTNQDTSFNHSVLVREGLVVQKGEIIADGPATRYGELALGNNLLVGFIPWNGFNYEDAILISERIVKEDLYTSIHIKEFSIEVRETKLGPEKVTADIPNVSGKILNKLDENGIVRIGTYVKPGDILVGKVTPKSEGDISPEFKLLTSIFGEKAKDVKNNSLKVPHGTEGTVIDVQRITKDDVGNLPPGVDEILKVYVAKKRRLKEGDKMAGRHGNKGVVAKILPVEDMPYLADGTPLDICLNPLGVPSRMNIGQLMESQLGLAGKYLNEYYDVPVFESATNECIQEKLKKARFNETSKAILYDGYTGEPFENEVMVGIIYMLKLHHLVDDKMHARSTGPYSLVSQQPLGGKAQFGGQRLGEMEVWALEAYGAAHTLQELLTVKSDDMSGRVKIYENIVKGIPTNVSGIPESFNVLMQELRGLGFDLSIYDDKGNQIPLTEKEEELINKT
- the rplL gene encoding 50S ribosomal protein L7/L12 is translated as MALSKEDILTWLEGAKTSEVVELITAIEEKFGVTAAAVAVAAAPGADVGGAEEQTEFDVMLMSFGDSKINVIKEVRAVTGLGLGEAKALVEAAPKAVKEGVSKADAEDIKKKLEAVGAKVEIK
- the rplJ gene encoding 50S ribosomal protein L10, which encodes MRTKINPKKVEMFNSFKEFLEDKDNIFFLDYRGLTVTKLTELRNRVESEQGELRVVKNSIMKRVLKDKQIEGLDPYLLGPTAVVTAVDEANVIAKIFYEFVKTSTLKVKGGFVLGEVYDEAKLNAYSKLPTKKEAISLFMSVLKAPISKLARTLKALSDIKV
- the rplA gene encoding 50S ribosomal protein L1; its protein translation is MAKSGKKYIQALSKVDKLKSYSIDDAISLLKAIKFVKFDETIDVSVNLNLKKNHTVRDTVVLPNQFMKEKRILVFAKGDKAEEAKEAGAAYVGDEDLINKVKGGFSDFDIVVATPDMMKDVGRLGPILGKRGLMPNPKTQTITNDLKGTIASLKKGRTEFRANKNGVINFSVGKSSMDNEKVKENYNEFIKALLKRRPSDLKGIFVDSVYISSTMGPSVKIDFV
- the rplK gene encoding 50S ribosomal protein L11, with product MSKKKKEVAWIKLQVPAAQAAPGAKIGQALGPHGVSGPQFVKEFNEKTAKMEPGIIVPVIITVYSDKSFSFIVKTPPASVLIKKAVGIEAGSKRSNTDKVGTISKEKLMEIARIKMPDLNAKTESAAFKIIAGSARSIGVEVEK
- the nusG gene encoding transcription termination/antitermination protein NusG codes for the protein MSRAWYVLQTFSQYEKKIEQEVKLLISEGVFGGNVLDVKAPIERVEEIKNGKKRIRERKIWPGYILIELDLPEQEWKSTVANIIKIPGVVNFVGTGKEQKPLPISDEEVKSVFMLAGEIKADKSIFMLYDFEEGERVKIKGGPFDSFEGVIGSIDYEKKKLKVAVQIFGRSTPVEVDFQHIEKI
- the secE gene encoding preprotein translocase subunit SecE — protein: MFKFVKDSILELKKITWPKYSEVIGSGKQVFWLVVFISVFLGIVDYIMYLAITYIF
- the rpmG gene encoding 50S ribosomal protein L33, whose protein sequence is MGKKKGKGAVELIALVCEETGIRNYTTTKNRRNKQEKLELRKYCPSLRKHTLHKEGKIK
- a CDS encoding tetratricopeptide repeat protein, whose product is MKLLIQVFGLVLVFSCYKIKQSEIQSLVDLLEESNKKGLDKFLIVDRIVDIHMRNKDYNEALKSVNQGIANDENREYYPLYFYLMGNIYSAIKEDSVAFTCYRYVVDNFDDYIYESSSVKLDIAKRIINLNIEAGHKIRYYKFLLNNNAENLTNSDRGNYYYNLALSLESIQSYDEAYFYYKQLLSIPRSDLRIDSIDYSGVITKINYYNNPDFVIYRNLNDLIQDIKRYIFAGNTAKLLSIRDKHNFFIQSWDQRGGRSNAINTDSFLTTMIKLGSRRKNGIQFASSFEADSSDDTSYLGSSGWEHIWEWYFVFKKISYPKDPEINNGWAWIGVYLGKK
- a CDS encoding SH3 domain-containing protein; translation: MNIKLIYILLLILLLSCFDNNNKYGIVLDSKDREKLPNGSLVKIENINQEKKTIIINYNGIKFIVHKFTIEEFQTKEEAKNFQLSIQPYLSKYATSKRDLLPLRRSPDSYQENIIYRIPKDAILKIIHIGEETEAGSLKGRWLHVLTKDGYKGYVFDYALEVFDNITGIMLTNPLDQALQTDIINKFKNIKYLRPLYYETMIANNTYDTNLLREDHGLFFTPKNEIKINIPELSVNFKFDIVEEVKPNGFLFRSKTAEKDFIFLSKEDQNYYKLIIKVKENNLESRLAIIEQNITKIILEAEKQNQNLINRLTSYGTLINKQYGNIEFKSDKTFIWKIDKEIYNFPNAGTFEIIGLSPNLQISYKQAIKLINKEGKKYFCLLDYTENALQLIFISPKNVKDDLIIIDDKDKIAVILFNNAQAHQDTLTKQSQGRL
- a CDS encoding ankyrin repeat domain-containing protein produces the protein MKIILILLTQFITLLHANEDTKIIKELSKTIYNFSNKEYEINKEKLDRFIESIDLNNIKIVKELQKIKNDFLMTSVYFQNTKGTLIALTLSAEINFQYKISPLSISIINNDFKTTKALIDYGIQINRIDETKYPSIFWAIYLNNEKIFNLLKEKGADLSLTLTNGKTPIQATIEVENTSLIEILLKKNAYIKDEYKKEIQNLKNKNIINILKRYNII
- a CDS encoding cation:dicarboxylate symporter family transporter; the encoded protein is MNTKVKFSLNIPIGILLGLFFPSEAYNTLSHIFIRLTYISLIPFLIFSIPLGIENIIENKKFSKLFGKTIYYGILINIIGIIISITVAIIYLPQRIPILDKNIQNIYMFDQTAFLETFFPKNIFTILTNNNPNLLSIYIISIIIGTSFYYAKQKGRIARELILSLSNLFYNANGIVVKILNFGIIFITAAYTTNLKNFKNYQYYIDSIMLLSSWTIIIILIIIPMISYRLTKNFKLSYKNILISIQNIIFAGLTMDAYTPYAFLIEDIKNEKINIKKSIITNIPIINFISKTGTIFISTISFFIILKSYSSLPISIYEISYMSILAFLFIFAFPHIPNSLIYIITMLCSTYTKGIELSYSNIMPILPILASLALMIDFTSNIAIIQIIDFNELQDT